The following coding sequences lie in one Halorussus halophilus genomic window:
- a CDS encoding DUF7269 family protein: MQTKVAVFGTAGVVLTLLAIVSSVVPGAGTLLDPLGAMLAGEDPTRLLLLLGALTGGYAVWTAWRRGSSPDDEDPATARYEAAADEPPEAVGVTDHETPGDGFDRQVEAALAGDSRALQPVQQRLADTATRALTRSQNCSKETARRAVETGEWTDDELAAAFVAGDDGPDYSLWTRLRGWLDPETERRRRVERTVSAVQKTARGDRA, from the coding sequence ATGCAGACTAAAGTCGCGGTGTTCGGGACCGCTGGCGTCGTCCTGACACTGCTCGCAATCGTGTCGTCGGTCGTTCCAGGCGCGGGAACGCTACTCGACCCGCTCGGAGCTATGCTCGCCGGTGAAGACCCGACGCGACTGCTCCTCTTGCTCGGTGCCCTCACCGGCGGCTACGCAGTCTGGACCGCGTGGCGGCGCGGCAGTTCGCCGGACGACGAGGACCCGGCGACCGCTCGCTACGAGGCCGCGGCCGACGAACCGCCGGAAGCGGTCGGCGTCACCGACCACGAGACGCCCGGCGACGGGTTCGACAGGCAGGTCGAAGCCGCGCTCGCAGGCGATTCGCGGGCACTACAACCGGTCCAGCAGCGACTAGCCGACACCGCGACGCGGGCACTCACCCGCTCGCAGAACTGCTCGAAGGAGACTGCGCGCCGGGCAGTCGAAACCGGCGAGTGGACCGACGACGAACTCGCGGCGGCGTTCGTGGCCGGAGACGACGGTCCCGACTACTCGCTGTGGACCCGATTGAGGGGGTGGCTCGACCCCGAAACCGAGCGGCGACGGCGCGTCGAGCGGACAGTGTCCGCCGTCCAAAAAACTGCTCGGGGTGACCGCGCGTGA